A single window of Crassostrea angulata isolate pt1a10 chromosome 8, ASM2561291v2, whole genome shotgun sequence DNA harbors:
- the LOC128159388 gene encoding uncharacterized protein LOC128159388: protein MDPRSSAQDVHRCDLCETAIVHSYCDFCHVNLCKPCVVDHISDGYDKHKIVPFKERRSTLTYPKCGTHPQKSSEFQCKSCNNILICSSCITSEQHRGHIFFEISEEYKTMKKVIEKETEELENRIFPKYEEIAHDLINQLANLDGEYKELTTEILKEGKVWHRKIDLIINTMLTEIKEIKVNHEHNLQKHLDEIEQIQSAIKQTLLNMNEILKSTEASPIIEYSSKVREFSKLPLKLKTYASKPAFISKPINQEALYNLFGQITPLSTNTEENILKLSLPKPSVSELLDEPELVATIETGHEKLHKIITCLNGEKLLTSGESVDIKCFKNQGLLINEIKTNLWFIPSDIAVDVYGDKLYATAWSQIFATTVKTSQTKTSINLRKAQPSNMFVTSTGDLLVSMFKRWTDQSQVVRYSGSKLKQTIQFDDEGKPLFSRTRDMKCITENRNHEICVADSGGYAVVVVTQDGKFRWRYTGIPSVNKIKAFKPFGITTDSQSHILTADCDNHCIHILDQNGKFLRYIDNCDLKYPYSLCVGT from the coding sequence ATGGATCCCCGTTCTAGTGCCCAGGATGTACACCGTTGTGACCTCTGTGAGACCGCCATAGTACAcagctactgtgacttttgCCATGTCAACCTCTGCAAGCCCTGTGTAGTAGATCACATTTCAGATGGATATGATAAACATAAAATTGTCCCTTTCAAGGAACGAAGATCAACCTTGACTTATCCGAAATGTGGAACACATCCACAGAAAAGCTCTGAATTTCAGTGCAAGAGTTGCAACAACATTTTAATCTGTTCTTCTTGTATAACATCTGAACAACATAGAGGAcacatattttttgaaatttcagaAGAATACAAGACAATGAAAAAAGTTATTGAAAAAGAGACAGAGGAGTTAGAAAATCGTATTTTTCCAAAATATGAAGAAATCGCTCACGACTTGATAAATCAGCTTGCCAACCTAGATGGAGAATATAAAGAGCTTACAACAGAAATACTTAAAGAAGGAAAGGTTTGGCATAGAAAAATTGACCTCATCATCAACACAATGTTAACTGAAATCAAAGAGATAAAAGTAAATCATGAACACAATTTACAGAAACACTTGGATGAAATCGAACAAATACAATCAGCCATAAAACAAACTCTCCTGAACATGAATGAAATCTTGAAATCCACTGAAGCATCTCCGATTATTGAATACAGCTCTAAAGTAAGAGAATTCAGCAAGCTCCCTCTCAAGTTAAAAACGTACGCGTCGAAGCCAGCATTCATTTCAAAACCGATAAACCAAGAAGCACTGTATAATTTGTTCGGACAGATCACTCCTTTATCCACTAACACAGAagagaatattttgaaattaagcTTACCAAAACCGTCAGTCAGTGAACTTTTGGATGAACCAGAGCTTGTTGCCACAATTGAGACTGGACATGAAAAACTACACAAAATAATTACTTGTCTTAATGGAGAAAAACTCTTGACAAGTGGAGAGAGTGTGGATATCAAATGCTTCAAAAATCAAGGCTTACTAATCAATGAAATTAAGACTAATTTATGGTTCATCCCTAGTGACATAGCTGTAGACGTTTATGGTGATAAATTGTACGCGACTGCTTGGTCACAAATCTTCGCAACTACGGTCAAGACTTCACAAACAAAAACGTCAATCAATCTTCGGAAGGCTCAGCCTAGTAATATGTTTGTCACTTCTACTGGTGATCTTCTGGTTTCTATGTTTAAAAGATGGACTGACCAGTCCCAAGTTGTCCGTTACTCGGGATCAAAACTGAAACAAACAATTCAGTTTGACGACGAAGGTAAACCTCTGTTCTCAAGGACAAGGGATATGAAATGCATCACTGAAAATAGAAACCATGAGATCTGTGTAGCTGATTCTGGAGGTtatgcagtagtggtggttacTCAGGACGGGAAATTCAGATGGAGATACACCGGTATTCCCTCAGTTAACAAAATCAAAGCATTTAAACCCTTtggtatcacaacagacagtcagagtcatatcctgacagcagactgtGACAACCACTGCATCCACATTCTGGATCAGAATGGAAAGTTTCTccgttacattgataactgtgatctGAAGTATCCTTACAGTTTATGTGTGGGCACATGA
- the LOC128159391 gene encoding leukotriene A-4 hydrolase-like yields MAALSPDDPCSFARPDECKVINLDLNLEVDFDSRKLCGYVDLAVERMKDGVQNLVLDTRDITINKITDADNCQELKFTLGEKTDSFGSKLEVQLPVSSSKSNKIRVHYETSPQCSALQWLRPEQTAGKRHPYLFSQCQAIHARSMVPCQDTPGIKVPYTAKVTAPRDITILMSAVRSEPEPHPSDSGKLVHQFLQKVPIPTYLIAIVGGDLESRTIGPRSKVWTEREMIEAAAFEFSETEKMLQTAEALMGPYIWGQYDLLVLPPSFPYGGMENPCLTFVTPTLLAGDKSLADVVAHEISHSWTGNLVTNKNWEHFWLNEGHTMFVERKITKALHDSEVLRQFRALAGFKELKEEIEVVLKNGPYTRLIPDLKGVDPDDAFSIVPYEKGFTLLFYLETLLGGPEVFEKFLRAYIESFKQQSIDSDQWKEFLYSYFQDKREVLDGVEWDKWFYSEGMPPVIPKYDDSLAVPCKQLCQRWSTSGDQDLDQFAPSDLTSLTSVQVVEFLALLVEQPPLSLIKVQKMNELYKLNDVKNSEVRFRWLRLCIKAQWKEAIPRVLDFVNEQGRMKFVRPLYRDLYGWEDARPTAIENFKKHRDEMHNTTATMLAKDLKLNI; encoded by the exons ATGGCAGCTCTAAGTCCAGATGACCCCTGCTCATTTGCCAGACCTGATGAATGTAAAGTGATCAATCTGGATTTGAATCTGGAGGTGGATTTTGACTCAAGGAAGCTTTGTGGCTATGTGGACTTAGCAGTGGAGAGAATGAAAGATGGAGTCCAGAACTTG GTCTTAGACACAAGAGATATCACCATTAATAAAATCACGGATGCTGATAACTGTCAGGAACTGAAGTTTACCTTAGGAGAAAAGACAGACAGTTTCGGATCCAAGCTGGAAGTGCAACTTCCTGTCTCTTCATCAAAAAG CAACAAGATTCGAGTGCATTATGAGACTTCCCCTCAATGCTCCGCTCTCCAATGGCTGAGACCTGAACAAACAGCTGGAAAGAGGCATCCATACCTGTTTAGTCAATGTCAG GCTATCCATGCCAGAAGTATGGTGCCCTGCCAGGATACGCCAGGCATTAAGGTGCCTTACACTGCCAAG GTGACTGCTCCGAGAGACATCACCATTCTGATGAGTGCAGTAAGGTCAGAACCAGAGCCTCACCCGTCCGACAGTGGTAAACTGGTTCACCAGTTCCTGCAGAAAGTTCCCATCCCCACTTACCTCATTGCTATTGTAGGAGGGGATTTAGAGTCTCG GACAATTGGGCCACGATCGAAAGTTTGGACTGAGAGGGAAATGATAGAAGCAGCAGCTTTTGAGTTTTCTgag ACAGAGAAGATGCTTCAGACGGCCGAGGCCCTAATGGGGCCATACATCTGGGGTCAGTACGACCTACTTGTACTGCCGCCGTCCTTTCCCTATGGTGGGATGGAGAACCCATGTTTGACCTTTGTGACCCCAACTCTCCTG GCTGGGGACAAATCGTTAGCTGATGTGGTGGCTCATGAGATTTCCCATAGCTGGACAGGGAACCTTGTCACCAACAAAAACTGGGAACACTTCTG GTTAAATGAAGGTCACACCATGTTTGTGGAGAGAAAGATCACAAAGGCTTTGCATGACAGTGAGGTTCTTCGGCAGTTTCGAGCTTTGGCGGGGTTTAAAGAACTGAAGGAAGAAATT GAAGTAGTGTTGAAGAATGGTCCGTACACTCGGCTGATCCCTGACCTCAAAGGAGTGGATCCGGATGATGCGTTCTCCATTGTTCCGTATGAGAAGGGCTTCACTCTGTTATTTTATCTGGAGACTCTGCTTGGGGGTCCAG AGGTTTTTGAGAAATTCCTGCGAGCGTACATAGAGAGTTTCAAACAGCAGTCTATTGACTCGGACCAGTGGAAAGAGTTCCTCTACTCCTACTTCCAAGACaag AGGGAGGTTCTAGATGGTGTGGAGTGGGACAAGTGGTTCTACAGTGAGGGCATGCCCCCAGTGATACCAAA ATATGATGACAGTTTAGCAGTACCCTGTAAACAACTTTGTCAGAGATGGTCGACCTCTGGGGACCAAGACCTTGACCAGTTTGCCCCCAGTGACCTGACCTCATTGACCTCTGTACAGGTCGTGGAATTCCTGGCTCTCCTTGTGGAACAG CCCCCATTGTCCCTCATCAAAGTTCAGAAGATGAACGAGCTGTATAAATTGAATGATGTGAAGAACTCAGAAGTCAGATTCag ATGGTTGAGGCTGTGTATTAAGGCTCAATGGAAAGAGGCCATTCCTAGAGTCTTAGACTTCGTCAACGAGCAGGGGAGGATGAAATTTGTCCGACCACTGTACAG AGATCTGTATGGCTGGGAAGATGCCAGACCAACAGCCATTGAAAACTTTAAGAAACACAGAGACGAGATGCACAATACCACAGCCACCATGTTGGCCAAAGACCTCAAACTTAATATCTAG